The following proteins come from a genomic window of Phacochoerus africanus isolate WHEZ1 chromosome 9, ROS_Pafr_v1, whole genome shotgun sequence:
- the LOC125136780 gene encoding protein PXR1-like → KKKRKREPKKRKKKKKNTKKKKQEKKKKKTTKKQKQDKKKRAK, encoded by the exons aaaaagaagagaaagagagaaccaaaaaaaagaaaaaaaaagaaaaagaatacaaagaaaaaaaaacaagaaaaaaaa aaaaaaaaaacaacaaagaaacagaaacaagacaaaaaaaaaagagcaaaa